In Drosophila santomea strain STO CAGO 1482 chromosome 2L, Prin_Dsan_1.1, whole genome shotgun sequence, a single window of DNA contains:
- the LOC120452161 gene encoding uncharacterized protein LOC120452161: MFLDDFGNPKEVTPETLSTYSYDLHGTKLLTSADSEIYLPPKWHGTIYSTEKLLDTYRRRFNPDPTLLTFHAMQPYEPEFVCVQRGVVELTLLPAGQSLYSDKDIVVFLIKQPAEEKNLLVIKDLSTLLDFFPHNHHYHSRILDEGIDVVYVDDRIYHNVPPTSHQYHRLYNLLRNIQPGAVLSLFGSPLPDVLRSACRKPVQRAKESH, translated from the exons ATGTTCCTGGACGACTTTGGAAATCCCAAGGAGGTGACTCCCGAAACCCTGAGCACTTACTCCTACGATCTG CACGGCACCAAGCTGCTGACATCGGCGGACTCTGAGATTTATCTGCCACCGAAGTGGCACGGCACGATTTACAGCACTGAAAAGCTGCTGGACACCTACAGGCGGCGCTTCAAC CCGGATCCCACTCTGCTGACCTTCCATGCCATGCAGCCCTACGAGCCCGAGTTCGTCTGCGTGCAGCGGGGTGTGGTGGAGCTGACGCTCCTGCCGGCTGGTCAGAGCCTCTACAGCGACAAGGACATCGTGGTGTTCCTGATCAAGCAGCCCGCCGAGGAGAAGAACTTGCTGGTCATCAAGGACCTGAGCACGCTGCTGGACTTCTTTCCGCACAACCACCACTACCACTCGCGCATCCTCGACGAGGGCATCGATGTGGTCTATGTGGACGACAGGATCTACCACAATGTCCCGCCCACCAGCCATCAGTACCATCGCCTGTACAATTTGCTACGCAACATCCAGCCTGGTGCCGTGCTGAGCCTCTTCGGCAGTCCTTTGCCCGATGTCCTGCGCAGTGCCTGCAGGAAGCCAGTCCAGAGGGCCAAGGAGTCGCACTGA